The following proteins are encoded in a genomic region of candidate division KSB1 bacterium:
- a CDS encoding DUF5615 family PIN-like protein: MIFFLDENFPRKSISYINSTGHETIDGHSIEYKGVDDSVLFDIAQKNSAIFLTTDKDFFHTIPLQFENHNGVIVIALVSCCSKSLAGA; encoded by the coding sequence ATGATATTTTTTCTTGATGAGAATTTTCCTAGAAAAAGTATTTCGTATATAAATTCAACTGGCCATGAAACGATAGATGGACATTCCATTGAATATAAAGGAGTTGATGATTCTGTTCTTTTTGATATAGCACAAAAAAATTCAGCAATTTTTCTAACTACGGATAAAGATTTTTTTCACACTATTCCACTCCAATTTGAAAATCACAATGGGGTAATTGTGATTGCACTCGTCTCATGTTGTTCTAAAAGTTTGGCGGGCGCATAG
- a CDS encoding four helix bundle protein, whose protein sequence is MDNKEFAKQLENRTRTFAIQIIQLSTKLPRTPEANVIRKQITKAGTSIGANYREANRSRSKNDFISKIRICESESSETQYWLQIIGQMSWISKEIINPLYEECSQLLALFSSIVQKSKL, encoded by the coding sequence ATGGACAATAAGGAATTTGCAAAGCAGCTTGAAAATCGAACAAGAACTTTCGCGATTCAAATTATTCAATTATCAACTAAATTACCAAGGACACCAGAAGCAAATGTAATTAGAAAGCAAATAACTAAAGCGGGAACTTCAATTGGTGCGAATTATCGGGAAGCTAATCGATCAAGAAGTAAAAATGACTTTATAAGTAAAATTAGAATATGCGAAAGTGAGTCAAGCGAAACCCAATATTGGCTTCAGATTATTGGGCAAATGTCCTGGATTTCAAAAGAAATAATAAATCCTTTGTATGAAGAATGCAGCCAATTGCTCGCACTATTTTCCTCCATTGTCCAAAAAAGTAAATTATAG
- a CDS encoding Gfo/Idh/MocA family oxidoreductase, giving the protein MKIQKKNISRRDFITRAAISTAVFSIVPRHVLGGPGFIAPSDKLNIACVGAWGKGRSDIMGVSTENIFAICDIDLAHLQRFKNSVQKEEGGTELWDKALKYQDFRKMLDENKDSIDAVTVTVPDHSHAIIALSAIQLGKHVFVQKPLTHTIYEARKLTEAAREAKVVTQMGNQGHAGEGGRLINEWIWDGAIGPVREVHCWTNRPIWPQGIRSPKEVISKPPTINWDVWIGPAPYRAYHPAYAPFRWRGWCDFGVGALGDMAAHIMDHPYWALKLGYPTSVIAESSEFNGETYPVSCKVKYQFPARGDMPPVELTWHDGGRMPDRPDDLEPGRKMGDGDGGVLMIGDKGKLMHGTYGRNPRIIPETKMREYTRPPKTIPRSPGIHQEWVEACKGGPPTTSHFDYSGPLTETMLLGNLAIRMAHKNTALEWDGEKMEVTNMPEANEFLTKRYRYGWKV; this is encoded by the coding sequence ATGAAAATTCAGAAAAAAAATATTTCCCGGCGCGACTTTATTACTCGCGCCGCAATATCCACTGCTGTTTTTTCCATCGTCCCTCGACATGTACTTGGCGGTCCTGGTTTTATTGCGCCCAGTGACAAACTCAATATTGCATGTGTCGGCGCCTGGGGCAAGGGTCGATCGGATATCATGGGGGTCAGCACAGAAAACATATTCGCTATATGCGATATCGATCTTGCTCATTTACAAAGATTTAAAAATTCCGTGCAAAAAGAGGAAGGCGGCACGGAGCTTTGGGATAAAGCGCTAAAATACCAGGACTTCCGCAAGATGTTGGACGAAAACAAAGACAGTATCGACGCGGTTACCGTTACTGTTCCGGATCATTCGCACGCGATTATTGCACTATCAGCGATCCAATTGGGCAAACATGTCTTCGTACAAAAACCGCTCACCCACACAATTTACGAGGCCCGTAAGCTTACCGAAGCTGCTCGTGAAGCTAAAGTCGTCACGCAGATGGGCAACCAGGGTCACGCTGGCGAGGGCGGCCGATTGATCAACGAATGGATCTGGGATGGCGCTATCGGACCGGTGCGCGAGGTGCATTGCTGGACCAACCGACCGATCTGGCCGCAGGGCATCAGAAGCCCCAAAGAAGTCATTTCAAAGCCGCCCACCATAAATTGGGATGTCTGGATCGGACCCGCGCCATACCGGGCTTACCACCCGGCTTATGCGCCGTTCCGCTGGCGCGGCTGGTGCGACTTCGGCGTTGGCGCCCTCGGTGATATGGCGGCTCATATCATGGATCACCCGTATTGGGCCTTGAAATTAGGTTATCCGACCAGCGTAATCGCAGAGTCTTCGGAATTCAATGGCGAGACCTACCCGGTGTCCTGTAAAGTAAAATACCAATTTCCGGCAAGAGGAGATATGCCGCCGGTCGAGTTAACCTGGCATGATGGCGGCCGGATGCCGGATCGCCCGGATGATTTAGAGCCGGGCAGAAAAATGGGTGACGGCGATGGCGGCGTCCTGATGATCGGCGATAAAGGCAAACTGATGCACGGCACCTACGGCAGAAATCCAAGGATTATCCCGGAAACAAAGATGCGTGAATATACACGACCGCCTAAAACCATCCCGCGTTCGCCGGGTATCCACCAGGAATGGGTTGAAGCTTGCAAAGGCGGCCCGCCCACAACGTCACATTTTGATTACTCCGGTCCGCTTACCGAGACCATGTTATTAGGAAACCTGGCCATTCGCATGGCACATAAAAACACCGCGCTGGAATGGGACGGAGAGAAGATGGAAGTGACTAATATGCCGGAAGCCAACGAGTTTCTAACTAAGCGGTATCGTTATGGGTGGAAGGTTTGA
- a CDS encoding 6-bladed beta-propeller, producing MIGEVSDFIVSSKNEIVVSDNQANQILFFDKKGNCIRRVGQKGQGPNEYKRPGSIAQTDTNLIINDHGNSRFQYLSLTGDYIAIKSYEIEVAPLISSRGESFDHSGNYFLATNGYLADSLIQKFDKSFNPKQLFGELESDQFDYLNYASLKKAIENNQIPAVLVNSILLEYCEDATLLAVHMSIPVIKRFSSQGKLLFRKSLKVPEMDLMKEKFFSDNKKSKKKRFRPLYYWMDLALDNKGGAYLLLFYNEKMILYHVDYDGNLIEKLIGPSDFISQIVLNGNELWAFGISSLKFYRFEI from the coding sequence ATCATAGGTGAAGTTTCAGATTTTATTGTTTCATCGAAAAATGAAATTGTAGTGTCAGATAATCAAGCTAATCAGATCCTGTTTTTTGATAAAAAAGGCAATTGTATTCGCAGAGTAGGCCAAAAAGGACAAGGACCTAATGAATATAAACGCCCAGGTTCCATTGCACAAACTGATACGAATCTGATTATCAATGATCATGGAAATTCACGTTTTCAATATCTTTCGTTAACGGGTGATTATATAGCCATAAAAAGTTACGAAATAGAAGTTGCACCATTAATTTCATCTAGAGGTGAAAGTTTTGATCATTCCGGAAATTATTTTTTAGCTACAAACGGATATTTGGCGGACAGTCTTATACAGAAATTTGATAAAAGTTTTAATCCAAAGCAATTGTTCGGTGAATTAGAATCTGATCAATTTGATTACCTAAATTACGCAAGTTTAAAGAAAGCCATTGAGAACAATCAAATTCCAGCAGTTCTGGTGAATTCTATTTTATTGGAATATTGTGAAGATGCTACTTTGTTAGCCGTCCATATGTCGATACCTGTTATAAAAAGGTTTTCGAGCCAGGGCAAATTGTTGTTTCGAAAAAGCCTTAAAGTCCCGGAAATGGATTTGATGAAGGAAAAATTCTTTTCGGATAATAAAAAGAGTAAGAAAAAAAGGTTTCGGCCTCTTTATTATTGGATGGATTTAGCATTGGACAATAAAGGTGGGGCTTATTTGTTATTATTCTATAATGAAAAGATGATTTTATACCATGTCGATTATGATGGCAACCTGATAGAAAAACTAATTGGCCCCAGCGATTTTATAAGTCAAATCGTTTTGAATGGCAACGAGTTATGGGCATTTGGTATTTCATCTTTAAAGTTTTATAGATTTGAAATTTGA
- a CDS encoding DPP IV N-terminal domain-containing protein produces MNPKKFRSILIFIWIPIFFISSVVFAQEKKSLTYEQVFESGQPRLTKPLPRIRGWLDDNHFLQQKQDQSENNRELFKISAATGDETIFLDPEDFKDVLPGGFTLFSTAGTTSDYSGFLYNRNNDLYYLNTNTKVFKQLTATSAEEKNPTFSPDGKFIAYTRNRDLFAFDIETGLEHQLTDDASDHIYNGWASWVYYEEILGRRSRYRAFYFSPDGNKLAFLKFDDSPVPKFTLFRANGAHGELEVAYYPKPGDSNPKVKLGIVDISSGETTWADFDENADEYIAWVSWTPDNENVTIQWMNRDQNHIKIYLVDPLSGSKKEIYDEKQDAWVEFFEDLHFFEDGSGFLVRSDVDGWRHLYVYNMDGSLKKRLTKGEWTVRSIQLVDEDNGQIFFTANKDESTESHLYRVGLDGKGLKKLSSIPGSHRIQMSPGGSFYIDTYSNITTPTKMALHKDNGEFVRELGDSKTPEMDKYALGKIELFRVKIKDGFNLPLKWYLPPDFNPNIKYPVLFSVYGGPNAGSVRNSGPSLSSHYRAQQGIIVLNVDHRGSGHFGKKGVAQMYRNLGKWEMHDWIEIVKWLRKKSFVDPHRIGITGGSYGGYATLLALTTGAEYFTHGVSNSPVTDWKLYDTVYTERYMDRPVDNPEGYKNSSAMTNIENFKGKLLLTHGTIDDNVHMQNSIQFIEAMMKHGKQFELMIYPNERHGFRNPERRSHRSKLIDNFWSRHFGNNEAKDTVAISGN; encoded by the coding sequence ATGAACCCCAAAAAATTTAGATCCATCCTGATTTTTATATGGATCCCGATATTCTTTATTTCAAGTGTAGTTTTTGCTCAAGAAAAGAAATCACTCACTTATGAACAGGTTTTTGAATCTGGTCAACCTAGGTTAACCAAACCCTTACCACGAATTCGCGGTTGGCTGGATGATAACCATTTTCTCCAACAAAAACAGGATCAATCTGAAAATAATAGGGAGCTATTTAAAATTAGTGCTGCAACAGGCGATGAGACTATCTTTTTGGATCCTGAAGATTTTAAAGATGTGCTCCCCGGTGGATTTACATTATTCAGTACTGCAGGTACTACTTCGGATTATTCCGGTTTTCTTTATAACCGTAATAATGATTTGTACTATTTAAATACAAACACGAAGGTATTTAAACAGCTAACTGCTACTTCTGCTGAAGAAAAGAATCCAACGTTTTCTCCAGATGGGAAATTCATTGCCTACACTCGGAATCGTGATCTATTCGCCTTCGACATTGAAACAGGACTGGAACATCAATTGACTGATGATGCATCTGACCATATCTATAATGGTTGGGCTTCATGGGTTTATTATGAAGAAATACTTGGCCGCCGCTCTAGGTATCGTGCTTTCTATTTTTCGCCGGATGGCAACAAACTTGCGTTCCTCAAGTTCGACGATAGTCCTGTACCGAAATTCACTTTATTTCGTGCAAACGGAGCCCACGGTGAACTGGAAGTTGCGTATTATCCGAAACCCGGAGATTCAAATCCAAAAGTGAAATTAGGGATTGTCGATATATCGTCAGGAGAAACCACCTGGGCTGATTTTGATGAAAACGCTGACGAATATATCGCCTGGGTTTCCTGGACCCCAGACAACGAAAATGTGACGATCCAATGGATGAACCGGGATCAAAATCATATAAAAATCTATTTGGTAGATCCTTTATCGGGAAGCAAAAAAGAAATATATGATGAAAAGCAAGATGCCTGGGTAGAGTTTTTTGAAGATCTTCATTTCTTCGAAGACGGCAGTGGCTTTTTAGTCCGTAGTGATGTGGATGGTTGGAGACATCTTTACGTTTATAACATGGATGGCAGCCTTAAAAAACGGCTAACTAAAGGGGAATGGACGGTTAGAAGCATTCAATTGGTAGATGAAGATAATGGACAAATCTTCTTTACTGCAAACAAAGATGAATCAACCGAGAGCCACCTTTACCGGGTAGGGCTGGACGGTAAAGGGTTGAAAAAGCTCTCTTCTATTCCGGGTTCCCACCGTATTCAAATGTCACCCGGTGGCAGTTTTTACATCGACACCTATAGCAACATTACAACTCCAACCAAAATGGCTTTGCATAAGGATAATGGTGAATTTGTCCGTGAACTCGGCGACAGCAAAACCCCGGAGATGGACAAATATGCATTGGGAAAAATCGAGTTGTTCCGTGTCAAAATTAAGGATGGTTTTAACCTTCCGTTAAAATGGTACCTGCCTCCTGATTTTAATCCCAATATCAAATACCCGGTTTTATTTTCTGTATATGGCGGACCTAATGCAGGATCCGTTCGTAACTCCGGCCCATCCTTGTCATCGCACTATCGGGCTCAACAAGGTATTATTGTCTTGAATGTGGATCATCGTGGATCCGGTCATTTTGGCAAGAAAGGCGTTGCTCAAATGTACCGGAACCTGGGTAAATGGGAAATGCATGATTGGATTGAAATCGTAAAATGGCTGCGGAAAAAATCATTTGTAGACCCTCACAGGATTGGTATTACCGGCGGAAGTTATGGCGGCTATGCCACTTTATTAGCGCTTACAACTGGTGCGGAATATTTTACGCATGGCGTTTCCAATTCTCCGGTTACCGATTGGAAGCTTTACGATACTGTTTATACTGAACGCTATATGGACCGGCCGGTAGACAATCCCGAAGGCTACAAAAATAGCTCAGCCATGACAAATATTGAGAATTTTAAAGGAAAGCTTCTGCTGACCCATGGAACGATAGATGACAATGTCCACATGCAAAATTCCATTCAATTTATCGAAGCAATGATGAAACATGGCAAACAGTTTGAGTTGATGATTTACCCGAACGAAAGACATGGCTTTCGCAATCCGGAGCGCCGCAGCCATCGAAGTAAATTGATTGATAATTTCTGGTCCAGGCATTTTGGGAATAATGAAGCGAAGGATACAGTAGCTATTTCCGGGAATTAA
- a CDS encoding sugar phosphate isomerase/epimerase: protein MNRPVTLFTGQWADLALEELARKAAIWDYDGLELACWGDHLDVEKAATIPDYYEHQLEILKRNNLNVYSISNHLAGQLVCDLNNDSRSDAFAPADCAGDPDKKRQWAVEAMKNTARAAKNMGLSVVNGFTGSSIWHLLYSFPPVNEKTIEEGFSYFAEMWNPILDVFDECGVKFALEVHPTEIAFDIITARKALEVIDNREAFGFNFDPSHLHWQMVDPVNFLKEFPDRIYHVHMKDAALQLNGKSGILASHLKFGHPDRGWDFRSLGRGGVDFEEIIRTLNQIGYNGPLSVEWEDSGMDREDGAREACEFVKKLDFKPSQVAFDGAFDQ from the coding sequence ATGAATAGACCCGTTACCCTGTTTACCGGCCAATGGGCCGACTTAGCTTTAGAAGAACTCGCCCGAAAGGCGGCTATCTGGGATTATGATGGATTAGAGTTGGCTTGTTGGGGCGATCATTTGGATGTTGAAAAAGCAGCCACGATCCCGGATTACTATGAACATCAATTGGAAATTTTGAAAAGAAATAATTTGAATGTTTACTCAATCAGCAATCACCTTGCCGGACAACTTGTATGCGATTTGAATAATGATTCGCGTTCCGATGCATTCGCTCCCGCTGATTGTGCCGGAGATCCTGATAAAAAGCGACAGTGGGCAGTGGAAGCCATGAAGAATACTGCCAGAGCCGCGAAGAACATGGGTCTTTCTGTGGTTAATGGTTTTACCGGTTCTTCGATTTGGCATTTGTTGTATAGTTTTCCCCCGGTTAACGAAAAGACGATCGAGGAAGGATTTTCTTATTTCGCCGAAATGTGGAATCCTATTCTGGATGTATTCGATGAATGCGGTGTAAAATTTGCTCTGGAAGTTCATCCCACGGAAATAGCTTTTGATATTATCACAGCACGAAAAGCGCTTGAAGTTATCGATAATCGGGAAGCATTCGGATTTAATTTCGATCCAAGCCACCTTCATTGGCAGATGGTCGATCCGGTCAATTTTCTCAAAGAATTTCCGGATCGTATTTATCATGTTCATATGAAAGATGCCGCACTACAATTGAACGGAAAATCAGGGATACTTGCTTCTCATTTAAAATTTGGTCATCCTGATCGCGGTTGGGATTTTCGCTCATTGGGCCGGGGAGGTGTTGATTTTGAGGAGATCATTCGAACCCTGAATCAAATCGGTTACAATGGACCGCTTTCTGTAGAATGGGAAGACAGCGGTATGGACCGTGAAGACGGCGCCAGAGAAGCTTGTGAATTTGTAAAGAAACTCGATTTTAAGCCGTCCCAGGTTGCTTTTGATGGAGCGTTCGATCAATGA
- a CDS encoding Gfo/Idh/MocA family oxidoreductase, translating to MKIERNLKMGMVGGGPDAFIGEVHRKAARIDGGIELVAGTFSRDFEKSKQTGNELFLDSARVYSSFTEMINQERTLPEGERIDFVSIVTPNNWHFPIAKDFLKAGFHVVCDKPMTINLDEAKQLKKIVGETIKLFALTHNYTGYPMVKLARDMVRQDDLGNIRKVVVQYPQGWLSTPLEKTGQKQAEWRTDPKQSGAGCMGDIGTHCENLAEYITGLKITEICADITTFVPGRKVDDDGNCLLRFDNGAKGILHASQISVGEENNLAIWVYGEKKSLVWHQEYPNDLTIKSQEAPVQVWRRGNSYVAEKSPAAARATRLPPGHPEAFIEAFANIYCNFADTLRARLANRSPDDLALDFPTVEDGLRGMAYLDSVFTSANNNQKWTPLKSS from the coding sequence ATGAAAATCGAACGAAATTTAAAGATGGGCATGGTCGGTGGCGGACCGGATGCGTTCATTGGTGAGGTTCATCGCAAGGCCGCTCGTATCGATGGCGGGATTGAACTTGTTGCAGGGACTTTCAGCCGGGATTTCGAAAAGTCCAAACAAACCGGCAACGAACTTTTCCTAGATAGCGCCAGAGTCTATAGCAGTTTCACTGAAATGATTAATCAAGAAAGAACACTGCCCGAAGGAGAACGAATTGATTTTGTTTCCATTGTTACACCCAATAATTGGCACTTCCCCATTGCCAAAGATTTCTTAAAAGCAGGGTTCCATGTGGTTTGTGACAAACCTATGACCATCAACCTGGATGAAGCTAAGCAGCTTAAAAAAATAGTTGGTGAAACCATCAAACTTTTTGCATTGACTCACAATTACACCGGCTACCCGATGGTTAAACTGGCCCGGGATATGGTTCGACAAGACGATTTAGGAAATATCCGCAAAGTTGTTGTGCAATATCCCCAGGGATGGCTTTCTACTCCCCTGGAAAAAACCGGGCAAAAACAAGCCGAGTGGCGCACCGATCCGAAGCAAAGCGGCGCAGGTTGCATGGGTGATATTGGCACTCATTGCGAAAACCTGGCAGAATATATCACGGGATTGAAAATCACTGAAATCTGCGCGGATATAACTACGTTCGTCCCTGGCCGTAAAGTTGATGACGATGGTAATTGTCTTCTTCGGTTTGATAATGGCGCTAAGGGTATTTTACATGCCAGCCAAATTTCAGTTGGAGAGGAAAATAATCTCGCGATTTGGGTTTACGGTGAAAAGAAAAGCCTGGTGTGGCACCAGGAGTATCCCAATGATCTTACTATAAAATCACAAGAGGCACCGGTGCAGGTATGGCGCCGGGGTAATAGTTATGTCGCTGAAAAAAGTCCTGCTGCTGCTCGTGCGACTCGACTGCCACCCGGACATCCGGAAGCCTTTATCGAAGCATTTGCAAATATCTACTGTAATTTTGCCGACACGTTAAGGGCTCGTTTAGCAAACAGAAGCCCTGATGATCTTGCGCTTGATTTTCCAACAGTTGAAGACGGCCTTCGTGGAATGGCATATTTAGATTCAGTATTTACTAGCGCTAATAACAATCAAAAATGGACTCCCTTGAAATCAAGTTGA
- the tkt gene encoding transketolase: MNVEQQAVHTIRFLAVDAVEKANSGHPGLPMGAADYAFVLWTKFLRFNPKDPKWIDRDRFILSAGHGSMLLYALLHLNEYDLSLKDIKQFRQLGSKTPGHPEYGAAPGIETTTGPLGQGFGTGVGMALAGKMLAARFNTPDFSPITYRIFGIVSDGDLMEGVTAEAASLAGHLGLGNLIYIYDDNRITIDGSTDLSFSENVAQRFEAYGWHVQSIDGHDRTEIEAALSATVAVSTQPSLVIARSHIAFGSPNKQDSEASHGAPLGAEEAKATKKKLGWPTDVEFHIPGSVKEFFHQIVHKNEIEYQNWQVAFSLWKQNFSEKAVLWNQHFDNPTPNHFAEELLKAAGTDAGATRTHSGNVLQKAAELVPALCGGSADLAASLKTLVKNSPDITKSDFTGQNIHFGVREHGMAAIANGLALSGGFIPYVSTFLIFSDYMRPSIRLAALMGIQVIYVFSHDSIFLGEDGPTHQSVEQIASLRLIPCMNVFRPADASETAFAWAHAIEHNEGPTALILTRQTIPEFERDHPISYDEFKKGGYTLQEATRGNPEFVIIATGSEVPLACETRMSLEAKGFPTRVVSMPADSLFRRQTEEYQRAVLGNQKTRKIVMEAGSPNAWYEFAGREALTIGVTRFGESAPIRDLVPHFGFTVDAVLKRMEEKGWI, encoded by the coding sequence ATGAATGTCGAACAACAAGCCGTGCATACCATTCGTTTCCTTGCTGTGGATGCTGTCGAAAAAGCCAACTCGGGACACCCGGGTCTGCCCATGGGGGCGGCAGATTATGCCTTTGTTTTGTGGACCAAATTTTTACGTTTCAATCCCAAAGATCCAAAATGGATCGATCGGGATCGATTTATTTTATCTGCCGGCCATGGTTCAATGCTGTTGTATGCCCTGCTGCATTTAAACGAATATGACCTTAGCCTTAAGGACATCAAACAATTTCGGCAATTGGGAAGTAAAACACCAGGCCATCCAGAGTATGGAGCGGCGCCGGGTATTGAAACGACCACCGGTCCGCTCGGCCAGGGTTTTGGAACCGGAGTCGGAATGGCTCTTGCCGGAAAAATGTTGGCCGCTAGGTTCAACACACCTGACTTTTCTCCTATTACCTATCGGATATTTGGCATTGTAAGTGATGGTGATTTAATGGAAGGCGTCACTGCCGAGGCAGCTTCTTTAGCCGGTCATTTGGGGCTTGGCAATCTTATCTACATTTATGATGATAATCGAATCACCATAGATGGATCTACGGATCTATCATTTTCTGAAAATGTTGCTCAAAGATTCGAAGCTTATGGATGGCATGTGCAATCCATCGATGGACATGATAGGACTGAAATTGAAGCTGCTCTGAGTGCTACGGTTGCTGTATCAACACAACCTTCATTGGTCATCGCTCGGTCGCATATTGCCTTTGGCAGCCCTAACAAACAGGACTCAGAAGCTTCTCATGGTGCACCGCTCGGAGCTGAAGAAGCCAAGGCTACCAAGAAAAAACTTGGCTGGCCAACGGATGTTGAATTTCACATCCCGGGTTCTGTTAAGGAATTTTTTCACCAAATTGTGCATAAAAATGAGATTGAATATCAAAATTGGCAGGTAGCATTTTCTTTATGGAAACAAAATTTTTCCGAAAAGGCCGTCTTGTGGAATCAGCACTTTGATAATCCCACGCCAAATCATTTCGCTGAAGAGCTCTTAAAAGCTGCCGGTACGGATGCCGGAGCAACCAGGACTCATTCCGGTAATGTCCTGCAAAAAGCCGCCGAATTAGTACCTGCCCTTTGCGGCGGTTCTGCCGATCTGGCTGCTTCCTTGAAAACTTTGGTAAAAAATAGTCCGGATATCACCAAAAGTGATTTTACCGGCCAGAATATTCATTTTGGCGTTCGTGAACATGGCATGGCCGCTATTGCAAACGGACTTGCTTTATCAGGAGGATTTATTCCTTATGTTTCAACATTCTTAATCTTTTCCGATTACATGCGTCCTTCTATTCGGCTGGCGGCATTGATGGGAATTCAGGTAATTTATGTTTTCAGCCACGACAGTATATTCCTGGGAGAAGATGGACCAACTCATCAATCCGTCGAGCAAATAGCGTCGTTACGATTGATTCCTTGCATGAATGTTTTTCGTCCGGCAGACGCAAGCGAAACTGCTTTTGCCTGGGCACATGCTATCGAACATAACGAGGGACCTACGGCGCTCATTTTAACGCGTCAAACGATTCCTGAGTTTGAACGTGATCATCCGATTTCATATGATGAATTCAAAAAGGGTGGCTATACTCTTCAGGAAGCAACTCGTGGTAATCCGGAATTTGTTATCATAGCTACCGGCTCGGAAGTGCCATTGGCATGCGAAACACGAATGTCGCTGGAAGCTAAAGGTTTTCCAACGCGTGTGGTATCAATGCCGGCAGATTCTTTATTCCGTCGTCAAACAGAGGAATATCAACGGGCAGTTTTGGGAAATCAAAAAACCAGGAAGATAGTTATGGAAGCCGGCTCGCCTAATGCCTGGTATGAATTTGCTGGTCGTGAAGCGCTTACTATTGGAGTAACAAGATTCGGGGAGTCAGCTCCTATACGGGATTTGGTTCCTCATTTTGGATTTACTGTTGATGCAGTACTAAAAAGAATGGAAGAAAAAGGTTGGATCTAA
- a CDS encoding DUF1080 domain-containing protein: protein MKVTISLFLFILVIGCSSQEAQNAGNEDEQTEWIVLFDGKTFDGWRGFKKDVVPEGWVITENAELYFMGKGKGYIMTDGQYDNFELELEWKISEGGNSGIFFRVSEDDNAVYRTAPEMQVLDNAKHKDGKIPEESAGSNYALHAPFADVTNEVGQYNKIRIIARENHIEHWMNGQKLLEYEIDSPAWKELVANSKFGKMPKYGTYSKGHIALQDHGDKVWYRNIRIRTLPSTSTH from the coding sequence ATGAAAGTTACCATTTCATTGTTTTTATTTATTTTAGTAATTGGCTGCTCTTCACAGGAAGCACAGAATGCCGGTAATGAAGATGAACAAACCGAATGGATTGTATTATTCGATGGCAAAACCTTCGATGGCTGGCGTGGTTTTAAAAAGGATGTTGTTCCTGAGGGTTGGGTCATTACCGAAAATGCCGAGCTCTATTTTATGGGTAAAGGAAAAGGATACATCATGACGGATGGGCAGTATGACAATTTCGAATTGGAATTGGAATGGAAAATTTCCGAGGGAGGGAATAGCGGTATATTCTTTCGTGTCAGCGAAGATGACAATGCAGTCTACCGCACTGCTCCTGAAATGCAAGTGTTGGATAATGCCAAACACAAAGATGGTAAAATTCCAGAGGAATCCGCCGGCTCAAATTATGCCCTTCACGCACCTTTTGCGGATGTAACCAATGAAGTGGGACAATACAATAAGATCCGGATCATCGCAAGAGAAAATCATATCGAGCACTGGATGAATGGACAAAAACTTTTGGAGTATGAGATCGACAGTCCGGCATGGAAGGAATTGGTGGCAAACAGCAAATTCGGTAAAATGCCAAAGTACGGAACCTACAGTAAAGGGCACATCGCCTTACAAGACCATGGTGATAAGGTATGGTATAGAAATATCCGGATTCGAACTTTACCATCAACATCAACCCATTAA
- a CDS encoding BrnA antitoxin family protein, whose product MKAKEEYNFSSAKQGAVVKSPPGKTRITIRLDDNVIKWFRNEVHKMGGGNYQTLINDALSQYIQQHEGKLESTLRKVIREELQTIAR is encoded by the coding sequence ATGAAAGCAAAAGAAGAATATAATTTTAGTAGCGCTAAGCAAGGTGCAGTTGTAAAATCGCCACCTGGTAAGACACGCATAACCATTCGTTTGGATGACAATGTAATTAAATGGTTTCGCAATGAAGTTCATAAAATGGGTGGTGGAAATTACCAAACCCTGATTAATGATGCATTAAGCCAGTATATTCAACAACACGAAGGTAAGTTGGAAAGTACGCTGCGGAAAGTTATCAGAGAAGAGTTACAGACAATAGCGCGTTAG